One window of the Clupea harengus chromosome 20, Ch_v2.0.2, whole genome shotgun sequence genome contains the following:
- the bbs12 gene encoding Bardet-Biedl syndrome 12 protein, translated as MSMSQTARGKRHPEEMSFTESINHRGHVVLEQLVTLAATAHTLLGPSERYKFINDEASGDSVMVCSSFRLLENLDLTCSVGQLLSETVLAQQKVFHSGSGSLLFLAGAWSRAALECLHQGITIPHVLSAMSEGLDVCVQVCRDRAVPIEDVLHQGVVQKWSVSKPHSEAPPSFNGHPFPKSCPVSEHRANVRPLAQPPCQHNSKAVKAARGKIKLTHSRHFTSNETSDSEGPTQRSVSQLNHSKNTELDSLALAVSHGCNKAMDLVLQASRIQSRINGQGDSHKMFDVNKLVTCPLPGLPEDHACALSGYVVLLSAEQASVVSHLKDKSVRIVLLNGDLNEKYRHLGFSNPAAVQHVTDTLDVHGVSQEQMWVNGALAILLKYAVGVVLVNGVASEQLTDHCWRHNILVIERVKPAVLSDFAQATGAIPVSYITQVNRRCVGSGVRLQVWREYLSGRGAESTAVTVTAEKTALVTAAITSSVQGKLQSLEDQFWGCAHRLHHALKDGRVLPGGGVVEMHCIHALQKRIENTGNRTKDECRGKPYVGRVLQLMVDGLMDYVSTLLCNSGQLSTKADAWTKIHEQLKDLKGDPDPCVNVLGLDVNDGLCSDSSSKMESVYDNVTVKVEAWRRALDLVFLLLQTDAEIITGFDAEKKDIQSNSFVFL; from the exons atgtctATGAGTCAAACAGCAAGAGGGAAACGGCACccagaagag ATGTCATTTACAGAAAGCATAAACCACAGAGGCCACGTAGTACTGGAGCAGCTAGTAACACTGGCAGCAACAGCACATACCTTACTGGGTCCAAGTGAAAGGTACAAGTTCATCAATGATGAGGCCAGCGGGGACTCCGTCATGGTGTGCTCTAGTTTCCGGCTCCTGGAGAATTTAGACCTGACATGTTCTGTTGGGCAGCTGCTCAGCGAGACCGTCCTGGCTCAGCAGAAGGTGTTCCACTCAGGGTCGGGATCTCTGCTCTTCCTGGCTGGAGCATGGAGCAGGGCCGCTCTGGAGTGCCTTCATCAGGGAATAACTATTCCCCACGTCCTGTCTGCCATGTCTGAGggcctggatgtgtgtgtgcaggtctgcaGAGACAGAGCGGTCCCTATTGAGGATGTCCTTCATCAAGGGGTTGTACAGAAGTGGAGTGTATCGAAACCTCATAGTGAGGCTCCTCCGTCTTTCAACGGTCACCCATTCCCTAAAAGCTGTCCAGTGTCTGAGCATAGAGCAAATGTTAGGCCGTTAGCACAGCCCCCTTGTCAGCATAACTCAAAAGCAGTCAAAGCTGCCAGAGGCAAAATAAAACTCACCCACAGCAGACATTTCACTTCAAATGAAACCAGTGATTCTGAAGGACCCACACAAAGGTCCGTGTCACAACTGAACCATTCAAAAAACACAGAGCTGGATAGCCTTGCTCTTGCTGTGTCCCACGGTTGCAACAAAGCAATGGACTTAGTCCTGCAAGCAAGCAGGATCCAGTCAAGGATAAATGGACAAGGTGACTCACACAAGATGTTTGATGTCAATAAGCTGGTCACATGTCCACTGCCTGGTCTGCCAGAGGATCATGCCTGCGCCTTGTCTGGTTATGTGGTCCTCTTGTCTGCTGAGCAGGCTTCCGTCGTCAGTCATTTAAAAGATAAGAGCGTGCGCATCGTGCTTCTGAACGGAGACCTGAATGAGAAATATCGCCACCTGGGCTTCAGTAACCCAGCAGCGGTCCAGCATGTAACCGATACACTGGATGTACACGGAGTGAGCCAAGAGCAGATGTGGGTGAATGGTGCTTTGGCCATCCTTCTGAAGTACGCCGTCGGTGTCGTTCTAGTAAACGGCGTAGCCTCTGAACAGCTAACAGACCACTGCTGGAGGCACAACATCCTGGTGATCGAGCGGGTAAAGCCAGCCGTGCTGAGCGACTTCGCCCAGGCGACTGGCGCCATCCCGGTCTCCTACATCACCCAGGTGAACCGGCGGTGCGTGGGGTCGGGCGTGCGCCTGCAGGTGTGGAGGGAGTACCTCAGTGGGCGGGGCGCGGAGTCCACAGCTGTGACCGTCACGGCTGAAAAGACCGCTCTGGTGACGGCGGCGATCACCAGCTCAGTTCAGGGGAAACTGCAGTCTCTGGAGGACCAGTTCTGGGGCTGTGCGCACCGCCTGCATCATGCACTGAAGGACGGGAGAGTCCTCCccggagggggggtggtggagatGCACTGTATCCATGCACTGCAGAAGCGTATTGAGAACACTGGGAACAGGACCAAAGATGAATGTCGAGGGAAGCCGTACGTAGGGAGGGTACTTCAGCTGATGGTGGACGGTTTGATGGACTACGTCTCCACTCTTCTGTGTAACAGTGGACAGCTTTCAACCAAAGCAGACGCCTGGACAAAAATCCATGAGCAACTGAAGGACCTGAAGGGAGATCCAGATCCTTGTGTAAATGTACTGGGGTTGGATGTCAATGATGGACTCTGTTCAGACTCTAGTAGCAagatggagagtgtgtatgataATGTGACTGTGAAGGTGGAAGCCTGGAGGAGAGCTTTAGATCTGGTGTTCCTGCTGCTTCAAACTGACGCTGAAATAATCACTGGCTTTGATGCAGAAAAAAAGGACATACAATCAaatagttttgtgtttttatga
- the fgf2 gene encoding fibroblast growth factor 2 — MATGDITTLPATPDDGGSGGFPPGNFKEPKRLYCKNGGYFLRINSNGMVDGIREKNDPHIKLQLQATSVGEVVIKGLCANRYLAMNGDGRLFGSRRPTEESYFFERLEANNYNTYRSRKYPDWYVALKRTGQFKLGTKTGPGQKAILFLPMSSKT, encoded by the exons ATGGCTACCGGAGACATCACCACCCTGCCGGCCACCCCCGACGACGGGGGCAGCGGCGGCTTCCCGCCGGGGAACTTTAAGGAGCCCAAGAGGCTCTACTGCAAGAATGGGGGCTACTTCTTACGGATCAACTCCAACGGCATGGTGGATGGAATCCGAGAGAAGAACGACCCCCACA tCAAACTTCAGCTGCAGGCCACCTCGGTGGGGGAGGTCGTGATCAAAGGCCTTTGTGCAAACCGCTACCTGGCTATGAACGGAGACGGAAGGCTGTTTGGATCG AGACGACCGACAGAAGAGAGCTACTTCTTCGAGCGTCTGGAGGCCAACAACTACAACACCTACAGGTCCAGGAAGTACCCGGACTGGTATGTGGCACTGAAACGGACTGGCCAGTTCAAGCTGGGCACCAAGACCGGACCCGGGCAGAAGGCCATTCTCTTCCTGCCAATGTCAAGCAAAACCTGA